In Gossypium raimondii isolate GPD5lz chromosome 12, ASM2569854v1, whole genome shotgun sequence, a single window of DNA contains:
- the LOC105764538 gene encoding alpha-xylosidase 1, producing the protein MFSPTYLLSSSSLYVLLVLLSCFYGGFSSAPTKIGKGYRLISAEETPDGGFLGHLQVKQKNNIYGPDIPLLQLYVKHETGDRLRVHITDAEKQRWEVPYNLLPREQPPALKQTIGRSRKNPLTVSELAGSELIFSFIADPFSFAVKRKSNGQTLFNSSSGGSDSFGEIVFKDQYLEISTQLPKDASLYGLGENTQPHGIKLYPNDPYTLYTTDVSAINLNTDLYGSHPVYMDLRNVGGQPFAHAVLLLNSNGMDVFYRGNSLTYKIIGGVFDFYFFSGPTPLGVVDQYTSFIGRPAPMPYWSLGFHQCRWGYHNLSVVEDVVENYRKAQIPLDVIWNDDDHMDGHKDFTLNPVNYPRPKLLAFLDKIHSRGMKYIVIIDPGIGVNSSYGVYQRGIANDVFIKYDGEPYLAQVWPGAVNFPDFLNPNTVAWWGDEVRRFHELVPVDGLWIDMNEASNFCSGKCTIPKGKQCPSGTGPGWICCLDCKNITKTRWDDPPYKINASGLQVPIGFKTIATSAVHYNGVLEYDAHSLYGFSQAIATHKALQGLEGKRPFILSRSTYVGSGKYAAHWTGDNKGTWEDLKYSITTVLNFGMFGVPMVGADICGFYPAPTEELCNRWIEVGAFYPFSRDHANYYSPRQELYQWKTVTKSAQNALGMRYKLLPYLYTLNYLAHTSGAPIARPLFFSFPAYKECYGLSTQFLLGSSLMVSPVLEKGKTSVKALFPPGSWYSLFDMTQTIVSKGQYFTLDAPLHVVNVHLYQNTILPMQQGGMISKEARMTPFTLIVTFPAGASEAQAKGNLYLDNDELPEMKLGNGYSTHVDLYATLKQGLVKIWSEVQEGKFALDKGWKIEKITVLGLSGSVDTSGLEINGSPVANGASNIELTSVEQMHLQDVEDGVGKKKSLIVSLSGLNLYVGQKFDMSMKMGVQG; encoded by the exons ATGTTCTCTCCAACTTACCTACTTTCTTCGAGTTCCCTCTACGTTCTTCTGGTTTTATTATCATGTTTCTATGGAGGGTTTTCATCTGCCCCCACTAAGATTGGAAAAGGGTACCGTTTGATCTCAGCTGAAGAGACCCCTGATGGTGGCTTTCTGGGTCACCTTCAGGTCAAGCAAAAGAACAACATATATGGTCCTGATATTCCTCTCTTGCAACTCTATGTCAA GCATGAGACGGGAGATCGTTTGAGGGTACACATAACAGATGCTGAGAAGCAGAGATGGGAAGTTCCGTACAATCTTTTACCAAGGGAACAACCACCCGCATTGAAGCAAACGATTGGGAGATCAAGAAAGAACCCTTTAACAGTGTCGGAGCTTGCAGGGTCTGAGCTCATATTCAGCTTCATAGCCGACCCTTTTAGCTTTGCGGTGAAAAGGAAATCAAATGGGCAGACCCTTTTCAATTCCAGCTCTGGAGGGTCGGACTCATTCGGAGAAATAGTGTTTAAGGATCAGTACTTGGAGATATCCACACAGTTGCCTAAAGATGCTTCACTGTATGGACTTGGAGAGAACACTCAACCGCATGGCATCAAGCTGTATCCCAATGACCCTTACACATTGTACACAACCGATGTGTCAGCTATTAACCTCAACACTGATTTGTACGGATCCCACCCTGTTTACATGGACTTGAGGAATGTGGGTGGTCAGCCATTTGCACATGCTGTTCTCTTGTTGAACAGCAATGGCATGGATGTGTTTTACAGAGGGAATTCATTGACGTATAAGATAATTGGTGGTGTTTTTGACTTTTACTTCTTTTCCGGGCCCACTCCCCTTGGCGTTGTTGATCAGTACACCTCTTTTATCGGCAGGCCCGCTCCCATGCCTTACTGGTCTCTAG GGTTTCACCAATGCCGGTGGGGTTACCATAACCTCTCTGTAGTTGAAGATGTAGTTGAGAATTACAGGAAGGCCCAAATCCCACTTGATGTGATCTGGAATGATGATGATCATATGGATGGCCATAAGGACTTCACCCTCAACCCCGTAAACTACCCTCGTCCGAAGCTTCTTGCATTCCTGGACAAAATACATAGCAGAGGCATGAAATACATTGTCATCATTGATCCTGGAATTGGTGTTAATTCCAGTTATGGTGTATACCAAAGAGGCATCGCCAACGATGTATTTATCAAGTATGACGGTGAGCCTTACTTGGCCCAAGTGTGGCCCGGGGCTGTTAATTTCCCCGACTTCCTCAACCCTAATACTGTTGCATGGTGGGGTGATGAAGTCAGACGTTTCCATGAACTTGTCCCTGTTGATGGGCTCTGGATCGACATGAATGAAGCTTCGAACTTCTGTTCTGGGAAGTGCACGATACCGAAAGGCAAGCAGTGCCCAAGTGGGACTGGCCCTGGTTGGATTTGTTGCTTGGACTGCAAGAACATAACAAAGACAAGATGGGACGATCCACCATACAAGATCAATGCTTCTGGCTTGCAGGTACCTATTGGGTTCAAAACTATTGCCACTAGCGCAGTTCACTACAACGGTGTTCTAGAGTATGATGCTCACAGTCTTTACGGCTTTTCACAAGCCATAGCAACACACAAGGCACTCCAAGGGCTTGAGGGAAAACGGCCGTTTATATTGTCACGATCTACATATGTTGGTTCAGGAAAATATGCTGCTCATTGGACAGGTGACAATAAGGGCACTTGGGAAGATTTGAAGTATTCTATAACTACAGTGTTGAACTTTGGTATGTTTGGGGTTCCAATGGTTGGCGCAGATATATGTGGGTTCTATCCTGCCCCAACTGAAGAGTTGTGTAACCGTTGGATCGAAGTCGGTGCTTTTTACCCTTTCTCCAGGGATCATGCAAATTACTATTCTCCAAGGCAGGAGCTTTATCAATGGAAGACTGTCACCAAATCTGCTCAAAATGCACTAGGCATGAGGTATAAACTTCTTCCTTACCTCTACACACTCAACTATTTGGCTCATACAAGTGGAGCACCAATAGCCAGGCCACTTTTCTTCTCATTTCCTGCTTACAAGGAGTGCTATGGGCTGAGCACCCAATTCTTGCTCGGAAGCAGTCTCATGGTATCTCCAGTGCTTGAGAAGGGGAAAACATCAGTCAAAGCACTCTTCCCACCGGGTTCTTGGTACAGTCTCTTTGATATGACACAAACCATAGTGTCGAAGGGACAGTACTTCACGCTCGATGCACCTTTGCATGTGGTCAATGTACATTTGTATCAGAACACCATACTACCAATGCAGCAAGGAGGAATGATCTCCAAGGAAGCTAGAATGACACCATTTACTCTTATAGTAACCTTCCCTGCCGGGGCTAGCGAAGCACAAGCCAAAGGCAATCTTTATCTCGACAATGACGAGCTTCCAGAAATGAAACTCGGAAACGGGTATTCAACACATGTCGACTTATACGCCACATTGAAGCAGGGATTGGTGAAGATCTGGTCAGAAGTTCAGGAGGGTAAGTTTGCTTTAGACAAAGGTtggaaaattgagaaaataacaGTGTTGGGATTGAGTGGAAGTGTAGACACATCTGGCCTTGAGATTAATGGAAGTCCGGTAGCCAATGGTGCTTCCAACATAGAATTGACCTCAGTGGAACAGATGCATTTGCAGGATGTTGAAGATGGGGTTGGCAAGAAGAAGTCTTTAATAGTGTCACTTTCAGGCTTGAACTTATATGTTGGGCAGAAGTTTGACATGTCCATGAAAATGGGGGTacaaggttga